GCGGACGGGAGAACCCCCGTGACCGGGGTTCGAATCCCCGCCCGGCTACCACTATCCATACCCTATGAAGCTCATGGTTATTATTATAACCGTGTTTAATCTCCCTACTATTATCAATATATATTTATTATAATTCCGATGATTGAGAAGCAAGATTATATCTAGAAAGATATATAGCTAAGTAAATTCCACTATATAAGGAGGCTTAAGGTGAAGCTATCTATATGAAGAGGATGAGGCTGAGGTTTGTGGGCAATATAGAGGTTGATTTTGTGGATAGAGAGCAAGCTTTGAAAAGGGTTGAGGATTGGGCTGAAAGGGGTACTAGGTTGGTTCAAGTTGTGTTCGGGCCGGAGGGTTGTGGCAAGTCGGCATGGCTTAAGCAGAGCGCTGAACTATTGAAAGAGCTTGGTTTTGATGTTATATATGTTGATCCTCTTCGTAGGGATTTTATAGTATATACCGATTTGAGGGAGGTTGTTAAGGATCTTGCTGAGGCAGCAGCGGATATCATTGGTAGGGCTGAGGTGAGGCTTGCAACGCTAGCTATAGATCTTGTTAAATATGCTTTGAAAAGAGGTAGGAAGAAAATAGCTGTGCTGGTGGATGATGCATTCCAAGCCATTGGATTAGATAGAGCAGCAACATATGTAAAGGGTTTGCTTGGATTAATAGAATATCCACCAGCAGACTACGAGAGAATAGTAACAGTTGTAGCAACAAGCGAGGGGGTTTCTAAGAGAGAAATTGGTAGGCATTACTGGGCTGATCTAAGGCCTATATGGAATATGCCTATAGAAGGGTTCAGAGAACTCTATAATCAGCTTCCTGGTGATAAACCTAATTTTGAGGAGGTTTGGAGGCTCACAGGTGGGAATCCCAGGATTTTATCGGATCTCTATCAGAAGGGTTGGAGAGTTGAGGAGCTGGTTAACGAGATAATCTATAAAAAAGGGGTTGGAGAGTTTATATCATCACTGGATAAGGATAAGCTTGAAGTGCTGGCTAAAGCGGTTGAGGATCCAGATGTTCTTCTAAGTAAGGAGGGGATCAACTTGTTGGATAAGCTGGTAGAGCTAAATCTAGTAGTAGATATACCTCCTAAAAGGGAGCCCTGGTTCTGGATCGATGCTCCACCCGCAGAGAAGGATCTAGAGCTGGGGATCGGGAGAGATGTTGCCTGGCAAACACCACTGCATAGAGAGGCAGTGAGAAGAGCCTTCGAGGAATAGATGCTAATACATAATATATAGAGCTGAGAGGAGTTAGGAGGCTTTTAGCTGTAAGGTTATCGGGTAGTATGCACATACCCCCTGTGATGGGCAGATCTCTAGTAGGAGGTTCAAAGTTACTGTCTGTCCAGGCGATGTGTAGTAGCCTGATGCCGTTATCGAGCTATAGCCGTTGGTAACTAGGTTTACAGGGCTTGTTGTGATTTGAAGCGGGGATCCCCCTGCTATTGCTATTGGTGATGATGTTGTTGCTCCTCGGAGGTATATATATAGATATAGGGTTGTTGATGGGGTTATAGATGCTAGGATAAGCCTTGCCTGTAGAGCCTGTGATGCATAGATCCTTAGGAGGGTTGTGCTGGAG
Above is a window of Sulfolobales archaeon DNA encoding:
- a CDS encoding ATP-binding protein, with product MKRMRLRFVGNIEVDFVDREQALKRVEDWAERGTRLVQVVFGPEGCGKSAWLKQSAELLKELGFDVIYVDPLRRDFIVYTDLREVVKDLAEAAADIIGRAEVRLATLAIDLVKYALKRGRKKIAVLVDDAFQAIGLDRAATYVKGLLGLIEYPPADYERIVTVVATSEGVSKREIGRHYWADLRPIWNMPIEGFRELYNQLPGDKPNFEEVWRLTGGNPRILSDLYQKGWRVEELVNEIIYKKGVGEFISSLDKDKLEVLAKAVEDPDVLLSKEGINLLDKLVELNLVVDIPPKREPWFWIDAPPAEKDLELGIGRDVAWQTPLHREAVRRAFEE